The proteins below are encoded in one region of Pseudomonas putida S13.1.2:
- the tyrS gene encoding tyrosine--tRNA ligase yields the protein MKSVEEQLALIKRGAEEVLVESELVEKLKRGQPLRIKAGFDPTAPDLHLGHTVLINKLRQFQELGHQVIFLIGDFTGMIGDPSGKSATRPPLTREQVLDNAETYKQQVFKILDPAKTEVAFNSTWMDKLTPADFIRLASQYTVARMLERDDFDKRYTTNQPIAIHEFLYPLVQGYDSVALKADVELGGTDQKFNLLMGRELQRAYGQEAQNIVTMPLLEGLDGVKKMSKSLGNYVGIQEAPGVMYSKLVSIPDTLMWRYFELLSFRSMEEIEQFRADVAKGVNPRDIKIKLAEEIVARFHGEEAAANAHRGAGNRMKEGELPEDLPEVEVAAAEDLPIAAVLNRAGLVKNSAQARDLLSGGAVKVDGAVVDRDFVFALGATHVCQAGKKSFARVTLKAE from the coding sequence ATGAAGTCGGTTGAAGAGCAGCTGGCGCTTATAAAGCGCGGCGCGGAAGAAGTACTGGTCGAGTCGGAACTGGTGGAGAAGCTCAAGCGCGGCCAGCCTCTGCGCATCAAGGCCGGCTTCGACCCGACCGCGCCTGACCTGCACCTTGGCCACACGGTGCTGATCAACAAGCTGCGTCAGTTCCAGGAACTGGGCCACCAGGTCATCTTCCTGATCGGTGACTTCACCGGCATGATCGGTGACCCCAGCGGCAAGAGCGCCACGCGCCCGCCGCTGACCCGTGAGCAGGTGCTGGACAACGCCGAGACCTATAAGCAGCAGGTGTTCAAGATTCTCGACCCGGCCAAGACCGAGGTTGCGTTCAACTCCACCTGGATGGACAAGCTGACCCCGGCTGACTTCATTCGCCTGGCGTCGCAGTACACCGTGGCGCGCATGCTTGAACGCGATGACTTTGACAAGCGCTACACCACCAACCAGCCGATCGCCATTCACGAGTTCCTCTACCCGCTGGTGCAGGGCTATGACTCGGTGGCGCTGAAGGCGGACGTCGAGCTGGGTGGTACCGATCAGAAGTTCAACCTGCTGATGGGGCGTGAGCTGCAGCGCGCCTATGGCCAGGAAGCGCAGAACATCGTGACCATGCCGTTGCTCGAAGGGCTCGATGGCGTGAAGAAGATGTCCAAGTCGCTGGGCAACTATGTAGGTATCCAGGAAGCGCCGGGGGTGATGTACAGCAAGCTGGTCTCTATCCCGGATACCTTGATGTGGCGTTACTTCGAGCTGTTGAGCTTCCGTTCGATGGAAGAGATCGAGCAGTTCCGTGCTGATGTCGCCAAGGGTGTCAACCCGCGCGACATCAAGATCAAGCTGGCCGAAGAGATCGTTGCGCGCTTCCATGGTGAGGAGGCTGCGGCCAACGCTCACCGTGGTGCAGGTAACCGCATGAAAGAAGGCGAGTTGCCGGAAGACCTGCCGGAAGTCGAAGTGGCAGCAGCGGAAGACTTGCCGATTGCTGCCGTACTGAACCGGGCTGGCCTGGTAAAGAACTCGGCTCAGGCGCGGGACCTGCTGAGTGGCGGCGCTGTTAAAGTCGATGGTGCGGTAGTGGATCGTGACTTCGTGTTTGCGCTGGGTGCGACCCATGTGTGCCAGGCGGGCAAAAAGTCATTTGCGCGGGTTACCCTCAAGGCTGAGTGA